Within the Longimicrobiaceae bacterium genome, the region GAGGGGATGTTCGGGAAGCAGAGAACGTAGCTCGCTCTTCTATGTCTCGGATCATCGACGGTACCGAAATCAGCCGCACCATCCGCGCGGAGGTCGCGGCCGAGGCCGCCCGCCTCCGCGCCGAGGGCACCGTCCCGGGGCTCGCGGTGGTGCTGGTGGGGAGCGACCCCGCCAGCGAGGTCTACGTCCGCAGCAAGGCGAAGGCGTGCCGGGACGCGGGGATGCACGACCGCACCCTGAAGCTCCCGGAGGACGTCACCGCCGAAGAGCTGTTCGGCGTGATCGACGGGCTCAACGCGGACCCGGAGATCCACGGGATCCTGGTGCAGCTCCCCCTCCCGGCGCACCTCAGCCCCAAGCCGGTCCTGGAGCGGATCCACCCCGCCAAGGACGTGGACGGCTTCCACCCGCTGAACGTGGGGCGCGCCTTCATCGCCGATCCCCGCGGCTTCGTCCCCGCCACCCCCGCGGGGATCATGGAGCTCCTCCGGCGCGAGGAGATCCCCACCCACGGAAAGCACGCCGTGATCGTCGGGCGGAGCCTGATCGTCAGCAAGCCGCTGATGTCGCTCCTCATGGCGCCCGGCCCCAACGCCGGGGTCACGCTGGTGCACCGGCACACGCCGGACATCGCCCCGTTCACCCGCATGGCCGACATCCTCGTCGTCGCCGTGGGGAAGCCGGGGCTCATCACCGCCGACATGGTGAAGCCCGGCGCCACCGTCATCGACGTGGGGATCACGCGGGTGCCGGACGAGGCGGCGAAGGGCGGGTACCGGGTGGCGGGCGACGTGGACTTCGACGCCGTCGCCGAGGTGGCGGGCGCCATCACCCCCGTCCCGGGCGGCGTGGGGCCCATGACCATCGCCATGCTGCTCCGCAACACCGTGGACGCCGCGAAGCGCGCGCACGCCAGGGCGCGGAAGCGGGCGGGGCGGGGATGAGCTGGGACCTGTTCACCTCGGCCGAGTCCGCCCGAAACGAAGAGCTGGCGCGAGCGGTGGCGGCGGCGCAGGCGGACGCGGGGTTCCCTGCGGTCGCGCGCGGGGTGGAGGAGTGGACGGTCTCCACCGTGAACGCCGCGGCCCGGGAGATGCTGGAGGGCGTCTTCCCGCCGCTCTGGGTGGCCGGTGAGGTCGCCAACTTCACGCGCGCCCGCTCCGGCCACTGCTACTTCACCCTCCGTGACGAGCGCGCGCAGCTCCGCTGCGTCATGTGGCGCGAGGAGGCGCGGCGCCTCCCCACCACGCCGGCGGAGGGGATGCAGGTGCGGGCGCTGGGCCGGCTCACGCTGTACGAGTCGCGCGGCGAGTTCCAGCTCGTGGTCGCCGACCTGGACGCGCGCGGCGACGGGCTCTGGAAGCTGGCGTTCGATAGGCTGCGGGCGAAGCTGGACGGCGAGGGGCTCACCGCGCCGGAGCGCAGGCGCCCCGTCCCGCGCGCGCCCGCGTGCGTGGGCGTGGTCACCTCGCTGGCGGGGGCGGCGCTGCGCGACGTGCTGGCGGTGGTGCGC harbors:
- a CDS encoding bifunctional 5,10-methylenetetrahydrofolate dehydrogenase/5,10-methenyltetrahydrofolate cyclohydrolase; the encoded protein is MSRIIDGTEISRTIRAEVAAEAARLRAEGTVPGLAVVLVGSDPASEVYVRSKAKACRDAGMHDRTLKLPEDVTAEELFGVIDGLNADPEIHGILVQLPLPAHLSPKPVLERIHPAKDVDGFHPLNVGRAFIADPRGFVPATPAGIMELLRREEIPTHGKHAVIVGRSLIVSKPLMSLLMAPGPNAGVTLVHRHTPDIAPFTRMADILVVAVGKPGLITADMVKPGATVIDVGITRVPDEAAKGGYRVAGDVDFDAVAEVAGAITPVPGGVGPMTIAMLLRNTVDAAKRAHARARKRAGRG
- a CDS encoding exodeoxyribonuclease VII large subunit, producing the protein MSWDLFTSAESARNEELARAVAAAQADAGFPAVARGVEEWTVSTVNAAAREMLEGVFPPLWVAGEVANFTRARSGHCYFTLRDERAQLRCVMWREEARRLPTTPAEGMQVRALGRLTLYESRGEFQLVVADLDARGDGLWKLAFDRLRAKLDGEGLTAPERRRPVPRAPACVGVVTSLAGAALRDVLAVVR